The DNA sequence CCTTAAAATCTAAAGTGGCACCAAGTCAGTTCAAAGAACTCTTTCTAGGATCTGAGGATATTTTGAATGATTCCAACTaatttaattgttaaaaataaaagcatttcaTATAGTTTAGCTATGTTATTTTCCTATAAGCACCCACGGTTTTATAAGCATTGCAAAAAAGCTGCATGTATAGAAAGGTAATTTCTATTTATTGTGTTTGTTTGATTTCCATTGTTGCTTCTTTCTTTCCAGCCGTGTATAtgtatttgttttgttcttatttcaaaTAAACATTATTTCCGTCATGCTTGAtttctattttaattacttttttttttaatcaatggtTTCTGTTTTAATTACTTAGATAGTGTCTTTTGTCCACCTTGGAAGTTTAGCTTTCAGTTGAACAAATTTTACAATCAAATATAAAGAACATGTATTTAAATACAATCTGGCTATCTCTGAAATGCAAATGAAACAAAGAACACCCATCAAATTGCaccatttatatttatttatactgtaaattgtaataaaaatgaaaataaataactatgtATTACCCACCAAATTGCaccatttatatttatttatattgtaaattgcaataaaaaggacaataaataactatatattttgtaatttacACAAAAtcgaaataaatcacaaaatcctaaaaatattctaaacaaTCGGATCATGCCACAATTGGATCATTCCATAAAATCCAaccaaaatgattttataaaaacaaatttacacaaaatcgaaataaatcacaaaaccaTTTTAAACAATCGGATTCATCACTGATCACTCATCACACACATGCAAATTTAATCCTCCACAATATACAATTCACAATCTCATCCTCCATTtaattccataaaaatttaaaattaaaagagaaagagagagagagagagagagagagagagagatgagaattCGGACAGACTTACCTCTGGCGACAATGACGAGGACTCGAGGAGGCAGTTACGGTGGCGATAAGGGGCACAGATGACGGCGATAGGAGTCATGACGCGAGGTGAGGGGGAGCTGGGGGGCCCGACAGCTTCTCTTCGAGGGGGGGTGGGTTATGGGTATTGGGGGCTGGGGGGGTTAGGACAAAACTCAATAAAGCCAAAACGGTGACCAAAACGGCCTTAGGTGCTAAAACGAGGTTGTTTTGGTCACCAaagggttttttttaataaatatattatataattatataatataatattataattatatatatgaaactgGGGCAGGGCGGGATATTTACGGGGTGGGAGACCACCCCATACTGCCCTCGCCCCTACCTACGAGTCAAACTACAGGCTAGGTTCCCGCCACCCATTATGCAGGTGGGGTAGTAGCGGGGCAGCATGCATTGCCCATTGTGAAGCACttcaaaaaagaagagagaaataatttatttataaataaattttataaaaataaatttataaattaatatagtatatcatattataaatttttttttagaaaaatagatATGATGTATAATATCAAGTTATATcaactgatttttttattatttattttttatgatctcTATTGATTTAGCACTTCTATAATAAAacactcactttttttttttaaatagacttcaattcattcatgaaggaagttacagctgtgactaATAAGTATGGGTAACAAACTCCGACTACAAGCCAACTACTCATCGGTTATAAGTTTTCCCGTACACAACTTTCATTGTGCCGGACAATGTCTAAACTTCAAAACTCTCTAATGACAAGACCATTCTGAGATGTGAGACTCTGTAAAACAAAAGGGTCAATCTCGACTTGTCTGCGAGAAAAACTCATTCCAACCCTCATCCTCCAAAGAAGGATAGGGACTCACATCTCTCCTCCTCCAAAGAAGAGAGGGACTCACAACCCTCATCCTCCAAAGAGGAGAGGGACtactatttcaatttattttatttaaacctaACTGacatagtaaaataaaataaagcaacactcacaaaaccctaacgaaaacaataaaataaacactaTGGCGGCATGGCCCACCAACCAACAGGTTGTGAGTGCCTGACACAACAGGCTGTGAGTGCCTAACCCACGTCGTCTACCCACTCCCATTTTGACCGTGATTGCCTGACACAACACCCACGTTCTTCTGCGTTTAGCACCTGCCACTCACATCTACTCCCTCTCCGTTTGGCACTCTCCCAAAGCCCAACGCTCAGCCGCAGGGGTTGTTCTCCCCCTCAACTCACGCTAGCACCGATCACCACGCCCCAAGCTTGTCGGAAAGGTTTGCCCTGTGAGCTCCAAAATTGTAAAAATGTACTACCCCTTGTGCCGCACCAAAGTTGCAGAAAAACGTCATAACGACGCTGCCTTAAGGTGCTGCTTCCAGGGCTCACGACGGTTCATGAATCATGCATCACCTCAACCCCGATCGCCGGCTGTCTTCATGTGGTCCAGCCCATCCCAGAAATAGAAACAGAGCATTACCCATGCACATCAGCATGCATTCCTCTGTTTTCCTTGGCCAAAGACAGAGCATTTCATGACCAACACAGAGCCATCCACCCATGCATTCCGCCCAGTTTGAGCCTTCCAAAACATGCATCTGAGAGcgccaccacccatggccaactcACTCCGAGGCCCTCCACCACCATCGAGCCGGATCGCCATGCCCATTCACGTGTTATATTTTGGTGACAAACTTGGAGTCAGCCAGCAAAACCCAGCCCCTCCACCCCCATCGTGCAAGACCTCCACGCCCCGCAGTGCATTTCTGTTTGGTGAGATAGCCAACCAAGAGCCTCTACCGTCATCGTGCAAGGACCCATGCCCAgtagcatgttttttttttagggggaaAGCCTCAGATCCGTGCATGGTGATGGGCTTTCAAGCCTCCATAACCACAGCCACCATCGCCTTATTGACccacacaaacacaaaaaaaCAACCCAAAGTAGAGAGCTTGGagaaagcaagaaagaaaggaaaaagaggagggagggagggagggaggagccgaggctcccacctccctcggCTTTGTTTATCTGTTGTGTTTTCTAGAGAGATGTAGGAGCCTCTCTCTCTAGATGTAGGAGAAAATAATGTGTATCAGTTAAGCAAAAATGCTTAATACAGTCGCCCAGCGTAAGTGCTGGGAGTCGCTGCCAACGTGGAAAATGAAACGCAGCGTTTTATTTGTATCAAAATGAACCATTCCATTTCATTTCCCTTCTTGCCTTCATCTTTTCACAGACAAATTTTCCTGTGCTATTTCTTTAGTGTCCTTCAAGCCTTCCTTCCAAACAGAGTACTGGTTTTCACAACTTTATCTTTGCAACTTCTAACCCACGTTTCGTCTTtgcattttcttctcttctaaCTTGAATCCAAAGCCATGGAGGTATAGGAGAACCGATGGGAAAAAATGACAGTGCTCTAAAGACGTAACTCCTGATCAAAATTACTGTGAATGACATTGTCACCAAAGCCGTCTGCGTTCAAGAAAACTTATGGAATCACAAAAGCCACCGCCACCACTATTgcttcttttttgaaaaatttttattcaaattcctagctctttgattttggtgtcgTTGGTGAACAAGCCAGCCAACTTCTCTCATTTCTAGATCATTTTGATGCAAGATTTGTTTATGAGGAATTGCATGAGCTTTACCAACCTTTCTTCCCCAAACCCCAGCCTCTCTTTCCCAAAACCTCACCAATCTCGCCCTTCTCTTTAAATATGGTAAAAAACCCATCCAAGGCTCCCCATATTCGAGGTTGGTCTCTTTAAATCtcactcttatttttcaaataattcatCTTCCAGAAAACTCTTATttacattaatttttaatttaattttgtttgtttgttgataTTCTTCTTTAAATAATAGGGGCTTTGAATAATAGCAGCTCGAAGTGCTACTTGGGCGAGGAAGAAGACGAGTTTGGGATATCCACAGGTTTTGAGCAATGATTTTGTTGTGGGTTTGGAGGGGCTCGTCGGTCTGACATTCGAAGATTGCTTCTCCCATCACTGCTAGCAACCTTTGCTCTTTCCAATTGGGTGACCAACAATGCTGACTGACTTAGGAAATGTCAGAGTGTGAGATACTATTTGTCagctcgtttttttttttattaaaatatttcaactgACGTCAGTCGACTGCACTACCGTTGCACGTCGCGACTGTACCTAACAGAACTGAATTATGAAATTTTCCCTCATAACTAATATAAACGGACATAAATATCTGAATTTGTTGTCGTCCCTCTGTATCTTTAACTTTATTTTAACaaagattattaaaaaatcacTTTATTGAGCAGTGCTAtgtatattgaaaaaatattgaaaacttattaaatttgttttttttaaatttaattttttcaattatttttttatattcttatatatatatttttaacgcAATACCacttaaaaaattttacttaatgattaaataaaaaaataaaaattcggtAAAACAAATTCGAAAATTTaccatttctctttttattgaCCTAGTAATTTATGCTTCATAGCTTACGTATATACGACGTTCCATTTGTATTTTTATGGCTAAGGCTGCACAGCTTTCGATCCTGGCAATGATGTGACAGGAAAAAGTtgtaaatagagagagagagagagggcgctTGTCATGTGGTAGGACACTGGGACCACAGAGGGGATGGTGTCACGTGGGAATGCCGAATGACGGTGCTTTTCGCGTGAAAGGTAATGCAGATTGTACGGACGGGGACACATTGCCACGTGATGGCCACGGTGCCTTTTGTCACTTGTTGCTAATTTTCATGCCACTCGTccccaaattaaaatatgaataacgATATATAAAAGTATCAaactaaaaaaagtgaattttattataaaaattatgaatttttttataggatttattttttcataaatgaattttaggatttagtacaattttttcatagttttataaatagtaaatgacacaatatatatatatatatatatattgatgccACTGTGGTAAATGTCGGGATCTACATTGCGTGTTAATAATATctaatatattaagatttagATATTATATGTATCCatcttcaaattataaaaagtatttCGAGCCgacaaataagattaaaatttatgttatttatgtaTTACATTTAATATTGTAGAGAATTGCACTATCTTTCTTTGAAtggtaaaaagtatttaaatcaaatttttttttagagaattgcAATTCATGACATATGATTTTACCTTAAATGGAGgaaattatattctttttgcCGGTCATGCTTTTTTAAGGTCCACTCCAAAGTAATTGAGACAAGTAGTAAAAGGAAATCTATTTACTAATTAGTTATACAGCTTTGCCACATGCAGTTGCGAATGAgtatttaaatttcaattttgtacaTTTTTATTATACTAATCAATTTTGTTTTTAGTAAACCAACGCCTCCAGGCGAGCAACAACACAAACACCTATAGGCAAGTAAGAATATAGATGCCTCTGGGCGGTCAACTATACAAATGCCTCCAGGCGAGCAACTGTACAAATGCGTCCAGGTGAGCAACCATACAAACATCTCTAGGCGAGCAAAAGGACAAATGCTTCTAGGCCAGCAATATGACCAACAACTATGGGCAAACATCCACAGATTCAAAACTAAGCTCTACACTCACACTCAATGCGGTTGAGTACATCTCCTGCCTATCTCTCCAAGCTAAGCCTCTCATCGCTCAgtatgaaaaaaaacaaaaaactagggACTGTACAACAAACTAGGGATCGAACGGGATACCAGTGAAcaagtttctaaatttattttgcagattattgacttgaagattctcaagaCCTTCTAAGGCTTCACAGCTACCAGAATTGATTTTTTCTGCAGGTTACCTCAATTACGGTTGACTTGAAGACTCCCAAGACAACCAAAAGGCCGAGCTACCAAAGGTCGAGCCTCATGCACGGTGCAGCCAACTGATAGCTAACCAAAAGGAAGTGAAGACATCCACACGCACTAATTAGCATGGATCCTCGGTGGGGTAGGGAAAAATGAAAGCAAGCATATGCCCATGAGCTAGCGGGGTAAAAGACAGGTACAAagaatgtaaaatatttaatttcccACGTGATGCTCATGAAGGAAATTAGCGGGGTAACTGTAGAGGATATTTTAGTCCCCACAACTTTAGCTAAGagataaaatcaagaaaagataAGACAGATTCACTCTCCTAAGAGGAAACAGACTCAAATTCCTAACAGGAGATAGACTCACACTTCTAGCAGGATATGGACTCACACTCCTAAAAGGAAAAGACTTCACAAGGCTAATCAAATTCCTATTACTCCAAGGAAATAACCTCTATAAATAGCCTACAAGAGGTGACAAATTCTCAACTTAACTTGATTTATTGCTCTTACTCTCATATTATATTTctgactttggcatcagagTTTCCACAGGGCAATCAGTGCTGCCCTTTCATTTGTTGCAGGTGATCCGTGTGGTAGGTGGCGgtgaaacacgtccttaacagtGGCACCGTCTGTGGGATATATATTTCCTGCAACCAACGTGCTTTTCACATGCCTACTACTACGCGATCACAAACAACTAGAGACCGAGAAGGGAACACAACAGAGATGGAGGCGAGGTGGGTAGATATGGAAGAAAAACTGAAGAAGGTGACAGATCTAGTAGAGCAACTGCAAAAAGAAAACGAGGAGTTAAGGCGACAGCATGGTGCTGCACTGCTAGTCGATGGACAAACGAAAGAGGATGCCCATAGTGCAGGCGGGGTCGATACTGAGGAGttggaaaagaagaaattgCACGACGAGCTAAAAAGTCTTGTTGACAAATATGAAGAGTTGGCGAGGAAGATGGGAGGATCTTCCTCGGTAGAATAGCTATTGAACCGTACAGACCTCCCTTACAATGATGAAATTATGGCAGTGCCCCTCCCGCCTAAATTCAAGGTTCCCCAGATTGACTTGTATGATGGGTCTAAAGACCCGGTGGAACACTTGGAGAACTTTAAGGCGCATATCACACTCCACGGCTTCTCTGAAGAAATCGCATGTCGAGCTTTTCCCTTGACCCTAAAGGGAACAACGCGAGGGTGGTTTAGAACCCTCCAACTTAGATCAATCAACAGCTTTGAGGAATTGGCTAAACAgttcttaataaaatttatgcCAAGTAGAAGGCGACGGTGCCCATCGGCATACCTTTTAACAGTCAagcaaagagaagaagagaatcTGAAGACATACCTCACTCGTTTTAATATAGAGAGGTTGACAACCAAAGATCAAGACGAGAAGATCACTCTGGCCGCCCTCCTAGGTGGGATCTGGCCACGCAACCCTTTTATGGCCAAGTTAGCCAGGAGGACCCCATCTACTTTGAGGGAGTTCAAGGACAGGG is a window from the Carya illinoinensis cultivar Pawnee chromosome 14, C.illinoinensisPawnee_v1, whole genome shotgun sequence genome containing:
- the LOC122293660 gene encoding uncharacterized protein LOC122293660, whose translation is MAVPLPPKFKVPQIDLYDGSKDPVEHLENFKAHITLHGFSEEIACRAFPLTLKGTTRGWFRTLQLRSINSFEELAKQFLIKFMPSRRRRCPSAYLLTVKQREEENLKTYLTRFNIERLTTKDQDEKITLAALLGGIWPRNPFMAKLARRTPSTLREFKDRANDFVNVEDTL